The Scytonema hofmannii PCC 7110 genome has a segment encoding these proteins:
- a CDS encoding XamI family restriction endonuclease: MPVNADKPHLWKQDIAQSVDLYNSWFMEFAPSAYRDTRITTTQQVESALATTANLTNITPTVLRQHPSILPILRMATAPPLARDRLIGLAGVLPNLVKNMEEKSRIPPRMDSGLVDAELMKIGQIITRLADKDIFPWLENELEPTETQVHRAATIVADRLCGALTDPIVRNAQERRQLALIRQWLEQRGYSYVRGGASLSFETIQPGNFSFRLNVPVSLQSGSKQVNIPIDVVIMPLQSNPGDLPLLIEAKSAGDYTNPNKRRKEEAIKIAQLWLNYGNNVRFILFLCGYFDSGYLGYEAAEGIDWVWEHRIDDLALFGI, encoded by the coding sequence CTTTATAATAGTTGGTTCATGGAGTTCGCCCCAAGTGCCTACCGCGACACTCGTATTACCACAACTCAACAAGTCGAATCAGCTTTAGCAACGACTGCTAACCTAACCAACATCACGCCCACTGTACTGCGTCAACATCCATCTATTCTGCCCATACTACGCATGGCAACAGCACCACCTTTGGCTCGCGATCGCCTTATAGGTTTAGCTGGAGTGCTACCCAATCTCGTCAAAAACATGGAAGAGAAAAGCAGGATTCCTCCACGGATGGACAGTGGATTAGTCGATGCTGAATTGATGAAAATTGGTCAAATTATTACACGGTTGGCCGATAAAGACATTTTTCCTTGGTTGGAGAATGAGTTAGAACCGACTGAAACACAAGTCCATCGAGCAGCGACAATTGTTGCAGACCGTCTTTGTGGTGCGTTGACTGACCCAATTGTTCGCAATGCTCAAGAGCGAAGACAGTTGGCATTGATTCGGCAGTGGTTGGAGCAGCGCGGCTACTCATATGTTAGAGGAGGAGCCTCTTTAAGTTTTGAGACGATACAACCCGGTAATTTCTCGTTTCGCCTCAATGTTCCTGTAAGTTTACAATCTGGCAGCAAACAGGTTAATATCCCGATTGATGTTGTCATTATGCCGCTTCAATCTAACCCCGGTGATTTACCGTTACTGATTGAAGCAAAATCTGCTGGCGATTATACTAATCCTAATAAAAGACGCAAAGAGGAAGCCATTAAAATTGCTCAATTGTGGCTTAATTACGGCAACAATGTCCGTTTTATTCTATTCCTTTGCGGTTATTTTGACAGTGGCTACTTGGGTTATGAAGCTGCAGAGGGAATTGATTGGGTGTGGGAACATCGTATTGATGACTTGGCATTATTTGGAATATGA